ctcttcctcctcctcccccgacCTCCAGAGCCTGGCCCTGGCATCTCTTccatcccttccccctctccctgagtctgtgtgtgggtaTGGCTCCAACGAAACGCCTTTCCAGGAGAGCCCTGTTCCAGAGCAGCAGCAGGCTCTAGACCTGGTGGGCCAAACCTTCATTGCCTCCCAGAtgactgacatcacagctaacATCACGGCCGATATAACCAAGGGGCCACAAGATGCATCGGGCAACAAAGTCTCCGATGGAATGATGGACAGGTGAGTTTTGGGTTTATAAACATTTAAGTTCACAATGGGTGCATGCTGATTGTCTAAAGTAAGGATCTGCGGCCAAGGTTAGctctttggggcggcaggtagcctagtggttagagcgttgggccagtaaccaaaaggttgctggaacaaatccccgagctgacaaggtgcaaatctgtcattctgctcctgaaaaaggcagtttaacccactgttccccagtaggccaccAATGTAAATAACAATTTATTCTAAACTGACaggcctagttgaataaaggttacatttaaaaatatatatgctTCATCTGCACTGATATGAAAATCCTGGCTATATAAAAGCAATGTGGAGATCGAGGATGCCTACCTAGACTTTGCTGGATTTCACCTGCAACCTCCTTTAATGTCAGTGAGTGCAGATGGATACAAAGACACTTTAGAGTATTGAGATGTACCCCATCCATGTCTTTAAATAATTAACAAGTCATTGGTACAACACCTTTGGTCAGCTGTTATGTGTCAGTTACATTCACAGCAGGTTACAATAATgagatttgtattttatttttaccttgcAGGTCCGTCTCTATGAGTCTTTCCACTTACAATGGGACATATCCAGCTACTCCTCTTGGTTCTTCCTCTTTTGACCCTGCTCCTCATCCTCAGTCTTCGTCCTCCTACCGCTCAGATCCCTCCATCCCCCAACCCTCCCCCACTTCTGCTTTTAATTATCCATCCATGGCCACCACTGACTatccctctattctctcctcttctcctaccCTCCCTTCCTCCACCACATCTCCCTCGCTTCAGCAAACTAGTTTCACCTACCCCACCGTGCCTATTTCCACTTCATCCTCCCCCaagcctctcctgtcctccacctCCTGTcaatccatccttccatccatcccacAGCAAGGCCTGCTCAGTCCTCATACACCCACAAATACCTCTTTTCCatcactccctcctccctcctgtcaACCCATCCAGCAGAATGGGGTGACCACCCATTCCATGCTCACTCCCCCGAACCAGGCTCTACAAGCTGTCCCCATCTCCAACCAGACTCCCCCTCTGTTGGTCTTTAACCCCACAGCATACCCCTACCCAAACCTACCTCTCTCCAACGTCATCCAAACCACCCCTCCGTCTCTCTTCAACCTCTCAAGTCCCTCAACTTCTCAATCACACcccgttccctctctcccttactctctttCTTCCCATTCCGCACCTCTATCttatccctttccctctctcccttcatccctctcttcttgcTCTTCAGTTCAAAATTGGACTCTTCCGAATGCTTCCTCCGGCTCCGTCCACTCTGTGTCTATTCCCATCCCGACTCAGATCCAAGCTCCCTCTGTTGGGTCGtcctttcttccttcctcctTCACTCACCCCCCATCCTCCCTTCCTAATCCAGTTTACCAACCCTCTTCCTGTTCCGCCATTCCCTCTGTGTCCGTCGCCTCTTTCCAGCCTTCTGCCTCTTCTCACATCCCACCCTTCTCCCTGACcaaccactccctccctccaacgGCATGTCTCCAGAACCAGACCACCACGCCCTCCTCCTACCCCCCGATAGCGCCCACCGAGATTGGCTCCTTCTCCCAGTTCAACTCTGGCGCACCCTATCTTCCAGAAATGGTACTTCACCATCCCTCACTCCTGCCTCCACTGGATCCCTCTCtttcatcctgtgtctcctcctcctccacacccccTGCACTCTATCCCCCCTTCTCTTCCTATCCTCTGCGCCTCTGTCAGGACCCCCGCTCGTCCTTCCCCATACCTCTCAGGCACATGTACAGGCAGCACCAGCATGGCCACACCCACGCTCAGGGGTCCTACCTGGATATGAGTGGGAGGGCTGTATTCTGAGGTAGAGGAGATAGAAGGTAATGGCCGAGTTTCAGCCCAACATGATGTGCAGGCGTTCCATTGCATCAATCAATGGTTGTGTGCCAAGTCATCGACTGTGCAGTTGGCCCGTCAGATTGCTAtatcatatgatgtggttagctgatatgttAAATACCTATCCATGCATTGTACAGTAAGATCTGGAATGCGTCTGCAATGTTGTCAACAGGAAATCAACCTTTAAAGTCGGCTGCAACGTCGAATGCCCCCAATGTTGTAATTTATGAAGATGACATGCATCAGAAAATGGTGTGCTGtgtatggagagaaagagagtgaatcAACAGAGAAGAGTTACAGTGGTCAAAACAGTTCATTGGAAATGTGGCCTTTTGCTAAACTGTTTTGTGATAGCAAGTGTGTTcattataaataaatacaaatgtatagATTGTATTGCCCTTTTAAGGATCCTATGTGTAGTATTAGTTGAAGTTGTTGGAAAATAATTAGATTTCTTTTTTGACTTTGTCCGTGTGAAAGTTTGTTGACCTACTGTGCATCAAACTATGGTGACATTTTCAAGTtccatgttttgttttgttttttctaaCTAAAAAAACTGTTGAATTGGACTTAAACTTGTAAATAGTTTTTTAATCTGTTCTTTTTCAAATCCATTCCAGTATTAAAACAATGAAGTGTGTTCTTGACTATGTTTTTGTGAATCGATTACAGTGAAATTATTAgtgattttgtattattattttcacAGGAAAGACATCTTGAGACCTAGGTCTCTTTTACAAATGCACTCTGTATATACACCATAAATATACACATTATGTCAAAAGtatggacacgcctactcattcaagggttttttctttatttcactatgttctacattgtagaatactagtgaagacatcacaactatgaaataacacatatggaatcatgttgtaacaaAGTGTTGaaaaaaatccaaatatatttttgaatttagattcttcaaagtagccacccattctctcaaccagcttcacctggaatgcttcaacagtgaagaggcgactccgggatgctggccttctaggcagagttcctctgtccagtgtctgtgttcttttgcacatcttaatctttcatttttattggccagtctgagatatgtctttttctttgcaactctgcctagaaggacagcatcccggagtcgcctcttcactgttaatgtGGTGgattgcaggtactatttaatgaagctgccagttgaggacttttgaggcgtctgtttctcaaactagatgttgtgttaaatgctctacaacaaaacTTTCTtaatgtccaacaagctttctttacccttaaccttgttctgaacacctccaaaacaaaggtcatgtggtttggtaagaagaataccCCTCTcctcacaggtgtgattactacctttgagggtttagagcttgaggtagtcacctcatacaagtacttgggagtatggctaaacagtgcactgtccttctatcagcacatatcaaagctgcaggctaaagttaaatctggacttggtttcctctatcgtaatcgctcttctttcaccccagctgccaaactaaccctgattcagatgaccattccacccatgctagattatggagacatcatttatagatcggcaggtaagggtgctaaatgttctttaccattgggccatcagatttgccaccaatgctccttataggacacatcactgcactctatactcttctgtaaactggtcatctctgtatatccgtcacaagacccactggttgatgcttatttataaaaccctcataggcctcactcccccttatctgagatatctactgcagccatCATCCTCCACAAACAACACCTGTTCTGGCAGTCacgttctgttaaaggtccccaaagcacacatccaTAGGTCTCTCGTCTTTttagttcgctgcagctagcgactggaacgagctgcaacaaacactcaaacttgttgtctctaccttcttgccctttgtgctgttgtctgtgcccaataatgtttgtaccatgttttgtgctgtagCGATATTTGGGAGATGATTTCcttttcaaataactgaaagtgagaggttgtaatctgaataaagggaaaaaggccttTCTTGAACATAGGGTTAGACATTCTTAATCATTTGCTTGAGAACCAGTtcagatttaagtataacttttgtgagactgaagcctttagtgagaggtctaatgctttaatatttaatcatttctgccctccaaattcatattcattatataaattgGCCCGTTTAATTTAGTCTGGTTTGTCGTTCCAAATAAAATGGAATCTTTTTTTCTCATATCATTTAAAAAGCAGATCGCTAGGTGTAGGcaagaccataagcaaataggtcatctgggatatgactaaagagttaatcagggtgattttttttcacaaatagacaggtatttgcctttccatggtagcaagatcttatctatttttgctaactttctattaaaatgtattataGTGAGATTATGTATTTATTTCGGGATATGTATACCGAGTATATCACATCaccatcagaccattttattggtaactacatggtaaataaaatctgtatttttttttttgtaatccaatacgtaatatagtaCATTTATGATAATTATCATAATAATATCAAAAAAGGTTTGGTATACCTCAACTGGTAAgctatccagccctggagtttggtatacctcaactggtaagctatccagccctggagtttggtatacctcaactggtaagctatccagccctggagtttggtatacctcaactggtaagctatccagccctggagtttggtatacctcaactggtaagctatccagccctggagtttggtatacctcaactggtaagctatccagccctggagtttggtatacctcaactggtaagctatccagccctggagtttggtatacctcaactggtaagctatccagccctggagtttggtatacctcaactggtaagctatccagccctggagtttggtatacctcaactggtaagctatccagccctggagtttggtatacctcaactggtaagctatccagccctggagtttggtatacctcaactggtaagctatccagccctggagtttggtatacctcaactggtaagctatccagccctggagtttggtatacctcaactggtaagctatccagccctggagtttggtatacctcaactggtaagctatccagccctggagtttggtatacctcaactggtaagctatccagccctggagtttggtatacctcaactggtaagctatccagccctggagtttggtatacctcaactggtaagctatccagccctggagtttggtatacctcaactggtaagctatccagccctggagtttggtatacctcaactggtaagctatccagccctggagtttggtatacctcaactggtaagctatccagccctggagtttggtatacctcaactggtaagctatccagccctggagttttacAGGTCTTAAAATGTTTCAGTTGCATCAAGaaattcctcctctgtaatttcaccttcacatgagtcttctttctttctttcttcattATTAATAGATATAATTAGCTTCGGTCTTTCAAaatatcatttggtgaatcatagGTGACCGTCATTTTTAACAAGTTTCAgtcatttctatgttgaagataaaacattaatttggtgcattttcccccatattccatccagttcgctttattcttataatatattacacttgatcATTGTTGAATAAGTTCCTCAATTTATTTTAGTTTTTCCTCCAACTTATTCTGCGTCTCTATGGTaccgtttttattgctatctatctgttctgcgtctctatggtaccgtttttattgctatctatctgttctgcgtctctatggtacagtttttattgctatctatctgttctgcgtctctatggtacagtttttattgctatctatctgttctgcgtctctatggtacagtttttattgctatctatctgttctgcgtctctatggtacagtttttattgctgtCTATCTGTTCTGcgtctctatggtacagtttttattgctatctatctgttctgcgtctctatggtaccgtttttattgctatctatctgttctgcgtctctatggtacagtttttattgctatctatctgttctgcatctctatggtacagtttttattgctatctgtctgttctgcgtctctatggtacagtttttattgctgtCTATCTGTTCTGcgtctctatggtacagtttttattgctatctatctgttctgcgtctctatggtaccgtttttattgctatctgtctgttctgcgtctctatggtacagtttttattgctatctatctgttctgcgtctctatggtaccgtttttattgctatctgtctgttctgcgtctctatggtacagtttttattgctgtCTATCTGTTCTGcgtctctatggtacagtttttattgctatctatctgttctgcgtctctatggtacagtttttattgctatctgtctgttctgcgtctctatggtacagtttttattgctgtCTATCTGTTCTGcgtctctatggtacagtttttattgctatctgtctgttctgcgtctctatggtacagtttttattgctatctgtctgttctgcgtctctatggtacagtttttattgctatctatctgttctgcgtctctatggtacagtttttattgctatctgtctgttctgcgtctctatggtacagtttttattgctgtCTATCTGTTCTGcgtctctatggtacagtttttattgctatctatctgttctgcgtctctatggtacagtttttattgctatctatctgttctgcgtctctatggtacagtttttattgctatctatctgttctgcgtctctatggtaccgtttttattgctatctgtctgttctgcgtctctatggtacagtttttattgctgtCTATCTGTTCTGcgtctctatggtacagtttttattgctatctatctgttctgcgtctctatggtacagtttttattgctatctgtctgttctgcgtctctatggtacagtttttattgctatctgtctgttctgcgtctctatggtacagtttttattgctatctatctgttCTGCGTCTCTATGGTACCGTTTTTATTGCTGTCTATCTGTTCTGcgtctctatggtacagtttttattgctgtCTATCTGTTCTGcgtctctatggtacagtttttattgctatctatctgttctgcgtctctatggtaccgtttttattgctatctatctgttctgcgtctctatggtacagtttttattgctgtCTATCTGTTCTGcgtctctatggtacagtttttattgctatctatctgttctgcgtctctatggtaccgtttttattgctatctatctgttctgcgtctctatggtacagtttttattgctatctatctgttctgcgtctctatggtacagtttttattgctatctatctgttctgcgtctctatggtacagtttttattgctgtCTATCTGTTCTGcgtctctatggtacagtttttattgctatctgtctgttctgcgtctctatggtacagtttttattgctatctgtctgttctgcgtctctatggtacagtttttattgctatctgtctgttctgcgtctctatggtacagtttttattgcgaTCTATCTGTTCTGcgtctctatggtacagtttttattgctatctatctgttctgcgtctctatggtacagttttgaTTGCTGTCTATCTGTTCTGcgtctctatggtacagtttttattgctatctatctgttctgcgtctctatggtacagttttgaTTGCTGTCTATCTGTTCTGcgtctctatggtacagtttttattgcgaTCTATCTGTTCTGcgtctctatggtacagtttttattgctatctgtctgttctgcgtctctatggtacagtttttattgctgtCTATCTGTTCTGcgtctctatggtacagtttttattgctatctatctgttCTGCGTCTCTATGGTACCGTTTTTATTGCGATCTATCTGTTCTGcgtctctatggtacagtttttattgctatctgtctgttctgcgtctctatggtacagttttgaTTGCTGTCTATCTGTTCTGcgtctctatggtacagttttgaTTGCTATCTGTCTGTTCTGcgtctctatggtacagtttttattgctatctatctgttctgcgtctctatggtacagtttttattgctatctatctgttctgcatctctatggtacagtttttattgctgtCTATCTGTTCTGcgtctctatggtacagtttttattgctatctatctgttctgcgtctctatggtacagtttttattgctatctatctgttctgcgtctctatggtacagtttttattgctatctatctgttCTGAGTCTCTATGGTactgtttttattgctatctatctgttctgcgtctctatggtacagtttgtaTTGCTGTCTATCTGTTCTGTTAGACCTATTTCCTTTGTTAGTATGGACTCGTTGACCTAAATGGCTTTTGTTTTAGAGATAAGTACTGAAtagcatggcctctaaaggcacatttaaaagtatCCCATACAATAAGTGGATTtactgtacctatgttatgtcggAAACATTCAGTCATAAATTCCTCTGTCCTAGTTAAAAACAAGTTATCATCCAAAAgcctttgattaaatttccaatatcctcaccCACGTGGAAATTCAGTAAGAGTAATGTATATGCCAATTATCTGATGGTCCGACCGCATTCTatccctatcaacacttttttcACGTTTGGTGCCAATGAGAATGACTTATGAAAGAAGTCAAGACAACTAGCTTGATTGAGCTTCCgccatcaaatcaaactttatttgtcacatgtgccaaatgcaacaagtgtagaccttaccatgaaatgcttacttacaagcccttagccaacagtgcagttcaagaaagagttaagaaatatTTACCAAAgtagtaaaaaacattttctgGCCCATGGCATGTGACTGTGAAAAgtgacccttaaacccagacttggaccacacaaccactccactgaatagcaggctggAGATTGCTTtccaatgcttgcagttagccactgattccttccaaaccactcattgttgaatttgtgatttccaacttgttgtgtaatgtttatgtccaataagcaccgatacgttttatctgtcATTTCTCTTCATATCCTTCATAtgaaggattgaaaaggattttcaacatgattcatgatgatgaatgcttgtctagcttgctagccaagattttgaaagtatgatatGAACATGATCAGTACAATcaaagtgtcacgttctgaccatagttattGTGTGTTTTCCtggttttagtgttggtcaggacgtgagctgggtgggcattctatgctgTGTGTCTAATTTGCCTATTTcaatgtttggcctgatatggttctcaatcagaggcaggtgttagtcattgtctctgtctctgattgggaaccatatttaggtaaccagttttgtgttgggttttgtgggtggttgtttcctgtctttgcgttttctgcaccagttaggactgtttcgcttttgccacgtttattgttttgtattctgttcacgtttagttttcttattaaaaaacatgaactctaaccacgttgcgttttggtccgcctctccttcgacggaagaatccCATTACACAAAGCTTGATATAACGTGATTGTagatcattttatctgtggccaattacCATGAGCATTCTTGGATGGGTACTTCTAATGTAATTCTATGGTAGCACCCatggggcttgaattttcgagctctgcCCGTAGATTCTGCGGTGATGTCGTATCCCCATGAGTGAAAGTGAAAGAATACTGAGCAAATCAcagtgcaactagagaacatgaCCAACCTCTACGCTTCGTATTTTCTGCTGGCACcgcagaaagcactgagctaggctgaaaatTGGTTCCAGGTTGCACCAGTGGCGACATGGCCTCATTTTTAACATTGTTTGCAAACATGATTTATTTCATTGCActtttacttaaccaggtaggctagttgagaacaagttctcatttacaactgcaacctggccaagataaagccaatcagttcgacacatacaacaacacagagttacacatggaataaacaaacatacagtcaataatacagtaggaaaaaagtctatatacattgtgtgcaagtgaggtaagataagggaggtaaggcaataaataggccatgttggtgaagtaattacaatatagcaattaaacactggaatggtagatgtgcagaagatgaatgtgcaaatagagatactggggtgcaaaggagcaagataaataaacaaatacagtatggggatgaggtagttggatgggctgtttacagatggtctatgtacaggtgcagtgatctgtgagctgccatgacagctggtgcttaaagctagtgaggtagatgtgtctccagcttcagttgtttttgcagttcgttccagtcattggcagcagagaactggaaggcggCCAAATGAAGAATTGGCTTCAGAGgtaaccagtgagatatacctgctggagcgcgtgctacgggtgggtgctgctatggtgaccagtgagctgagataaggcggggctttacctagcaaagacttgtagatgacctggagccagtgggtttggcgatgagtatgaagcgagggccaaccaacgagagcgtacaggtcgcagtggtgggtagtatattgggctttggtgacaaaacgtatggcactgcgatagactgcattcaatttgttgagtagggtgttggaggttattttgtaaatgacatcgccgaagtcgaggatcagtaggatggtcagttttaagaggttatgtttggcagcatgaatgaaggatgctttgttgcgaaataggaagccgattctagatttaattttggattggagatgtttaatgtgagtctggaaggagagtttacagtctaaccagacacctaggtattagtagttgtccacatattctaagtcagaaccatccagattagtgatgctggacaggcgggcaggagcgggcagcgatcggttgaagagcatgcatttagttttacttgtatttaagagcagttggaggccacggaaggagagttttatggcattgaagctcgtctggaggttagttaacacagtgtataaagaggggccagaagtatacagaatggtgttgtctgcgtagaggtggatcagagaatcaccagcagcaagagcgacatcattgatgtatacagagaagagagtctgcccgagaattgaaccctgtagcacccccatagagactgccggaggtccggacaacaggccctccgatttgaaacactgaactctatcagagaagtagttggtgaaccaggcgagccaatcatttgagaaaccaaggctgttgagtctgccgataagaatgtggtgattgacagagtcaaaagccttggccaggtcgatgaatacggctgcacagtattgtctcttatcgatggcggttatgatatcgtttaggaccttgagcgtggctgaggtgcacccatgaccagctctgaaaccagattgcatagcagagaaggtacggtgggattcaacaTTTTCAGAAATCTGTTTGTTTGCGTCTCACCTACCTTAGAGAGGTTAACATCCCACCATGCCAACATTCGGTGAAACTGCAGAGAGCTAACATTCTAAATACACCATTTGTTATAGTAAACAttcttgtaaatacatgtatcttataatTTAAAAGATGAAGGCcttattaatccagccgctgtgtcagatttcaaaaaggctttactgcgaaagcaaaccatgcgattttctgaggacagctccccgcacacacaagtattactagcattttccaaccaagctttagcgtcacgaaagtcagaaataaaaataaaatgaatcgcttacctttgaagatcttcctctggtggcaatgccaagtgtcctaaCTACACAGTGAATGTTAGTTTTGTTTAATaacatccatttttatagcctaacacaaaacatttgtaAACTGCTTGCGTTGTGATTTCCGTCTCATTCAACTTTGGATGAAGCGTTCGTggtaattacacacactaaacaaacgtttatccagtcatggttggtttcattgcaatcctctgGTTGTTACTAACACAACCATACTTGATGGTTCTTTTCCCGGGACGTATTGACCGGAACAAACCAATTTGAAGACACCAATCAATGACCTCATTGCGCACCAATGGTAGGACCGGTctatcgttgattgactgtattttggcccaatgaccactgatcatcttgaaa
The sequence above is a segment of the Oncorhynchus kisutch isolate 150728-3 linkage group LG25, Okis_V2, whole genome shotgun sequence genome. Coding sequences within it:
- the tbx6 gene encoding T-box transcription factor TBX6, whose translation is MPLYPSSYDMAAGAMPSHPLAPPPAPSESTCKGQQDSVKMELENGSLWKHFCSVGTEMIITKKGRRMFPQLRVKLSGLNPALRYILLLDMVAMDTSRYRFQGDTWQVVGGAEARLPDRVFIHPDSPATGAHWQSRSISFHRAKLTNNTLDTQGYIILHSLHRYQPRVHVIEARDVLRWGGGQHSFIFPETQFLTVTAYQNNKITELKIQSNPFAKGFREDGMNSKRQRDVRQKRKLNEPLDIVSCDPCDSTELLSQYSSSSSSPDLQSLALASLPSLPPLPESVCGYGSNETPFQESPVPEQQQALDLVGQTFIASQMTDITANITADITKGPQDASGNKVSDGMMDRSVSMSLSTYNGTYPATPLGSSSFDPAPHPQSSSSYRSDPSIPQPSPTSAFNYPSMATTDYPSILSSSPTLPSSTTSPSLQQTSFTYPTVPISTSSSPKPLLSSTSCQSILPSIPQQGLLSPHTPTNTSFPSLPPPSCQPIQQNGVTTHSMLTPPNQALQAVPISNQTPPLLVFNPTAYPYPNLPLSNVIQTTPPSLFNLSSPSTSQSHPVPSLPYSLSSHSAPLSYPFPSLPSSLSSCSSVQNWTLPNASSGSVHSVSIPIPTQIQAPSVGSSFLPSSFTHPPSSLPNPVYQPSSCSAIPSVSVASFQPSASSHIPPFSLTNHSLPPTACLQNQTTTPSSYPPIAPTEIGSFSQFNSGAPYLPEMVLHHPSLLPPLDPSLSSCVSSSSTPPALYPPFSSYPLRLCQDPRSSFPIPLRHMYRQHQHGHTHAQGSYLDMSGRAVF